In Zobellia roscoffensis, the following are encoded in one genomic region:
- a CDS encoding CPBP family intramembrane glutamic endopeptidase, translating to MKITKAILLTLLVTVIYYIPQGILVLLVKYTNWDINLFNPMFDIVWSLSTVMAYLLVFYLFWKPKPHYSNILDTNGLNYNLIPFLILSAIGLGFVGQPFWDYNRLIEYFQNASFEPITRNYGELNFEYGYTMLSTLIIAPIFEELFYRKFLFSKLQEKYQLYLAIIISSVCFSAIHFETLSNLIPSFLFGIVSCLIYFKTKKISYSILLHFINNLFVTLINTRYGEPFFNWLDSLKYDVLYWALFTFGILITILGVKKITTANTT from the coding sequence TTGAAAATAACCAAAGCCATTTTATTAACCTTATTGGTAACAGTAATCTATTATATTCCACAAGGAATTTTAGTATTACTTGTAAAATACACAAATTGGGATATCAACCTGTTTAACCCAATGTTCGATATTGTTTGGAGTTTATCTACTGTAATGGCTTATTTGTTAGTTTTTTATCTGTTTTGGAAACCTAAACCACATTATTCCAATATTTTGGACACAAATGGACTAAACTATAATCTAATTCCCTTCTTAATTCTAAGTGCAATTGGACTAGGGTTTGTCGGACAACCATTTTGGGATTATAATCGGTTAATTGAATATTTTCAAAATGCCAGTTTTGAACCAATCACTAGGAATTATGGAGAATTAAATTTCGAATATGGTTATACTATGCTTAGTACATTAATAATTGCTCCAATATTTGAGGAACTGTTTTATAGAAAGTTTTTATTTTCAAAGCTTCAAGAAAAGTATCAATTATATCTCGCAATAATTATATCGAGTGTTTGCTTCTCCGCAATACATTTTGAAACTCTTAGCAATCTTATACCGTCATTTTTATTTGGTATAGTCAGTTGCTTAATATATTTTAAAACAAAAAAAATTAGTTATTCTATTTTACTACACTTCATCAACAACCTTTTCGTAACCTTAATTAACACTCGTTATGGTGAACCATTTTTTAATTGGTTAGACAGTCTGAAATATGATGTTTTATACTGGGCTTTGTTTACTTTTGGTATTTTGATAACGATATTAGGGGTAAAAAAAATAACTACAGCTAACACAACCTAA
- a CDS encoding DUF6660 family protein, with protein MKLLTLILSLYFLALNVMPCSDAEPVSGDEVAVISDGGDSHGHTDNDLCSPFCQCHCCHTHTVNFEIFRFEPFQPLISQQELVHFDSMGKDILYNLLQPPRV; from the coding sequence GTGAAGTTATTGACCCTCATACTGTCCCTTTATTTTTTGGCACTGAATGTTATGCCATGTAGCGATGCAGAACCTGTTTCTGGAGATGAGGTCGCCGTTATTTCAGACGGTGGTGATAGCCACGGGCATACAGATAATGATTTGTGTTCGCCTTTTTGTCAATGTCATTGCTGTCATACACATACGGTAAATTTTGAGATTTTTCGTTTTGAGCCTTTTCAACCCCTAATTTCTCAGCAAGAGCTTGTCCATTTTGATAGTATGGGCAAAGATATTCTTTACAACTTGCTACAACCTCCCCGGGTATAA